In Phragmites australis chromosome 16, lpPhrAust1.1, whole genome shotgun sequence, one DNA window encodes the following:
- the LOC133896491 gene encoding acyl-CoA-binding domain-containing protein 1-like, which translates to MGLQEDFEEHAEKAKTLPDNTSIENKLILYGLYKQATVGDVNTSRPGIFNQRDRAKWDAWKAVEGKSKEEAMSDYITKVKQLQEEAAAAGAS; encoded by the exons ATGGGTCTGCAG GAGGATTTTGAGGAGCATGCCGAGAAGGCAAAGACCTTGCCCGACAACACCAGCATTGAGAACAAGCTAATCCTTTATGGACTCTATAAGCAAGCCACTGTTGGAGATGTGAATACCT CTCGTCCTGGAATATTCAACCAGAGGGACAGGGCCAAATGGGATGCATGGAAGGCTGTTGAAG GCAAATCAAAGGAGGAAGCAATGAGTGACTACATCACCAAGGTGAAACAGCTCCAAGAGGAGGCTGCCGCCGCAGGCGCCTCTTAA